The Miscanthus floridulus cultivar M001 chromosome 6, ASM1932011v1, whole genome shotgun sequence genomic interval AAGAGTATCGCCGTGTTTCTTGCTAAAACACTGAAATTTTTCACACTGCCCATTTGATTTTTTGGTCTACGCAAATTTATTTCGATTTAGAATCATGTGTCGCTAGTCGATTTACAAATCTGAATTTATACTACATTATTGAATGAGATATGACCTCTTTGGTATTATACTGCTGTTGTAAAGTACCACGACATGGCATAGTGCTTCGCTGCTCCATGCATAATGCATTCGAACGCAGCAATGTATCGTTCAAGCTAGGTCTTCTGACTTATGGTGTTATCATGCGCTAGATCCATCATCTATGTCGAGCCCGAGCTCCAGCGGCGTCCCGGACGCGGGGGCCGCCACGCCATGGGGCACATCTCCGGGGCCGTAGCTGTCGTACGACATGGCCGCGTTCAAGGGAACGCACCCGGCGCTGACTCACGCCGTGGCGGCCACGTCGTCGTTCAGGTGGTGTCACCGCCCATAGGCCTGGTCTACTTCGCGGTGTttgacggccgccgccgccgagcccgaCGCCCTACCTACGCCTGCTGTCAGGCACGATCGCGGGGCAGGTCAAGACAGAGCTGTGTCCAGCGAGAACCTGCCGTTTGGTGAGGGCACCTCGTGTCGTCGTCGCACCACGTGTGGTTGGGTGGTGGAGAACGTACAGTCATGCTGCAAGAGCTGTTCCGTCGTCCTCCATGCGGAGGAGGCGCGGTCGCCACTCGCCAGCCAGCACGTACGAGCCCCGGCGAGAACGTGCCCGCCGCCTCCGTGGCGTACGGCCGTCACCGCACTGGTGTCGGAGAAGCAGGTTCCTCGTCGCGAAATACGGCGCTTCCATGGCCGCGATATATCTCGCGACCGCGCGCGAGCTCGATTCCTGGAGCTCATCTCCGAGCACATGCTCGTCAGTGAGCTCCACAAGCTCGGTCGCCGCCGCGGGATATCACGGTCACGGACTCGTCGTCGTTCGCGATGACGAGTTAGTTCTCGAGCACCGGCGCGACGATGGCCGTCGCAGCGGCGGGCGGGCGCGTCCTCGCCACTAGTTCGCCCTGGCTGCAGGCCGCCACCTCGTCTTGGAGTGCCCTGAACAGCTATTGCACAGCACCGTCGTCCTCGTCCACCACCCTACCACGTCGTCACGTGACGTCCCGTCACCGAACCCGCGGTTTTAGCCGGACAGACCTGCCCCGCGACCGCGTCCCCAGCAACGCAAGTAGGCGTTCGATCGGGCTCTGCGCCGGTGGCCACGCCGAAGTGGCGACCGTCCAACGGTGAGGGTGGAGTAGTCGAGCCCTATGGGCGGAGACAGCACCGTGAACAACGTCGTTTCCTCATGGCGTCGGTCAGAGCCGGGCGTATGCCCTTCAACAACGCCACCATGCCGTAGGACATGTATAGCTCCAGCGCCGCAGCCTTCTCCGGACGTTGCTCCTGCTCGACATGGATGATGGGCAATGAACGCTCACTGCCACTACCAGCATGCCAATTGTGCGCTCAAGGGATCATACATGTGTTTAGTAGCCTATGGCTCAAATTAAAGCGCCATACAACTCATTTGACGTCGGGCCATGGACTGCGCTAACTAGCTCATGCATTTGACGTCGTCCGTTGCGCGTTTGCCTGGCAGAGTTACAGAGGAGCCATGACGACAACCGGACACATCACACAGAATACAGGCTGTCTAGAAACAGTTCAAGTCGATCGAGTCGCTTCATCTTCCAATCCAAACGAAATAAAATGAACAAAGTTACACCCATCTAGATCTTGCATCCCGTGTTGTTTTCTTCCTTCGGGTCCCTTTTTTCAACCAAAATTTCTATCCATTCAGTTTGATGATTTGATCTGCTATTTGGATTTTGTGAAAGAGTTTTTGTTTCTGTGGTTTTGAACTGTACGATCGTGTGTGCTTTTCGATTCGCGGCAACTGCAGTAAATAAATTTGAAGTTCAAACGTCTATCTTACTGAAAAAGACACAAATCCATTAGAACAACACAGTTCTAAGCTCCTACAGAGTTTAATTTCACACCAACCAAATGCACGAACGACACACACCAACCAAATGCTCCTACTGAGGACTCAGCGAACAACGAACGGCCGGATCACACACTTTGTTAGCAACGCAGTGCGAGGAATCGGAGAAGAACAGGAAAGGAAAGATTGTATTACATCAAGTTCTCACTGCCACTCGGGCCCCATGTACCGGCCACATGGGCGAGTCTGACGAGTGGACCGGCGAACCTTCTCTTGGCTAGCGCCTGCTGCTTCTTCAGTTGCCGTTTTGGCTACAAGATCCTGGGTCCTTCATCATTAGGAGGCTTGAGGGTTGCTGGCAGACTGCGTGCACCCTGCAGCCCAGAAGTCCCTGAACACAACGAGGCCGACACTGACGTTGTCCCAACTGCCGGCATGCACCCCCTTCTTGGCGAGCTCCTCGGCGAGCAGCGTCGGTGAGCCCTCCACATCGGTGATGCGTGTCTCCCACGGCATGGTGACCCGTGAGGTCCTCCCCAGCCTTCGCCGGACGTGggcacacgccgccgccggcgtcaTCTTGTCCCAGAGCGCTGCGCTCCCCAGGATCAAGAACTCGTCGCGCGCCTCCCGTTCCACCGTCACCACGTCGACGACGTCCGCGGCCGCCGACGGTGCCGGCACTGACGAGCCGGTAGTAGTCCGCGGAGCGGTGGTGAGCTTGGAGGTGGCCTCGGCCACGCGGACGCCGCCGGCGTTGTCCACGCTCTTGTTCTCATCTCCCCTCCTGTTTGCCTGCGCATGTACGTACGTGCATAGAAATGGTGAATTGCCGCTGGCCACGAATCACAAAAGCAAGCTCGCGCGTACAACTAGTTCAGGAACCTTTAATGGAAAATGACGTCAACTCTGGACCTCTGAACAACGTAACTATCCTGACATGGACCAAATGCACGAAGAAGAAGCTTTACTTACCATGTGCTCGGAATCGGAACTGAGCTCCACGAGCTCGCCGTCCCGGGATAGCACGGCCTTGGAGGCGCCGCAGTTGCCGATGACGAGATACCTCTCGTGCACCAGCGCGACGATGGCCGTGGCGGCGGGCGCGTCCACGCCTTGCTCGCCCTGGCTGCAGGCCGCGAACTCCTCGTGGAAGGCTCGGAACGCCTCCCTCAGCGTCGTCGCCCACCACCCTACGACGTCGTCGCGCGACGTCCCTTCAAGGAACCGCGGGCTGTCGCTGCACAGCTCCAAGTAGACCTGCCCAGCGAGCGCGTCCCGCAGCAGCGCGAGTATGCGCTCGGACTCGCCGCCGGCAGCGGCTTCGCCGAGGCCACGGCCGTCAAGCACGGCGAAGAAGTCTAAACCCATGGGAGGCGAGAGCACCGTGAACGACGGCGCCGCCTCCACGGCGTCTGTGAGCACCGGCCGCATCCCCTTCATCGCTACCATACCATACGATAGGTATAGACGTGGGAACGTGCCCCATGCCAGCACCTCcagcaccgccgccacctcctcctccgggaCCGGGAAGGCGTCGCTCGAGCTCGACATGGAAGATGGATCTAGCGAATGAACACTCGCTACCACTACCAGCTTGCTTGGCTAATGGCAAATGTACGTGCGCTgaagagatggatcaaaagaCCTAGCTAGCTTGGAAGAACGATGCATTGCTGCTGTCAATTGTTActcctatatatatatggtaatGGTGAGGAGCAATATTTTCAGCGTGGTCCTTTGCTCCAGGAGTAATTTTCAGAGAGGTTACTTTACTGTCCTTGCAGCGAATTTGCTTGACGATTAAGAGGACTAATAGCATTTTAAGATCTGTACAATTTCATGCATAGGCAGAGCTAGTAAAGTGGCACTATGGGTCATGAACCATCCTAACATTTTAATCTAAGGTGAAACCATAGTAGAGAGTTATCATAAATTAAGATCGCACAAGGATTGTGGTGTAATTTGGCCTTACATCTAAAATAGACCATCCTAACTATAAATCTTATCTACACCACTGTTTCGGGGTAGGTAGGATAAGGAATAATTTCAAAAGAGACCTTTGAGAAAGAAAATTCAAATAAGAGAAACTCGCACTGGGTTCGAATTCTCATTTCAAACCCAAAGAAATGGCGGCCGCTCGATTTGGAAGGTTGCTCCTCATACTGCGGCTGCAAATACAAGCAATGACAACCGGAGCATGCATGGTCATCACACCCGCGTAAAAAGATCCCAGGTTAAATGATTTTTTTGATCAATTCTTTTCCACTCGTTAATTATTGAGCTTATTTGGATACAAACGAAATCTCAAAGATCCAATTCAGATTTTCCAAATAAACTCTCATTGATTAAGGCCTATTTATTTGAAACCTGAATTGAATCTCAGGGATTTCATCCAGATCAAAAACAGGCTCTAACAATTAAAGAATGGAAGAAAATTAATAAGCAAATCAACTAAGCTGGGATCATCCTAGGGGGATGTGATGTCACAGCTCTGATGTCATCATGTACAAGGATCATCCTACGGAGAAATCTCCGGTGGATTTTTGCCAcgttttatatatatgcttgtcTTTTGAAATTTCTCGCAGTGCCCTTTCAGTAACGTCATATATGTAAATTGACTGCAGACACATGATCCCAAGTCCAAATAAAATCTGAATTTGCATACCACGATATCAATTGGGCACTGTGAAAATTTGTCAGATGTGTTAGTTAGCAAGAAACGAGACAATAATTCTCTGGGCATGGCTAGTACAACTAGAAATATCTACAAAAAAAAACATGTTCAAATAATTTCAAAAGGAATAATTTCAAAAGAGACCTCTCAAAAGGAAAGTTCAAATAAGAGAAACTTGCATCGGAAGATCGTCAACGGTCGGCATTCTCGTTTTCAAACGCAAAGAAATGGTGGCCGCTCGATTTGGAAGGTTGCTCCTCAGGACATTTGCTGCTAGCTACAAATGGAAAGGCAAATCACAACTGGAGTATGGTCACCACATCCGCGTAAGAAGATCCCAGGTTAATTGATTTGCTGATCAATTCTCTTACACTCATTAATTGTTGGGCTTATTTGGAGTGCAAACGAAATCTCAAAGATCCAATTCAGATTTCCAAAATAAACACTTATTGATTAAGGTCTATTTATTTGAAACCTGAATTGAATCTCAGGGATTTCAACCAGATAAAAAAAAGGCTCTAACAATTAACGAATGGAAGAAAATTAATAAGCAAATCAACTAAGCTGGGATCATCCTACGGGGATGTGATGTCACACCTCTGATGTCATCCTGTACGGGGATCATCCTACAAAGATTTCTCCAGTGGATTTTTGCCACGTTCACGTGTTTCGAAATTTCCTGCAGTGCCCATTTAGTGACGTAGAACAAATTCAGATATGTGAATTGACTGCAGACACATGATCCCGAGTCCAAATAAAATCTGAATTTGCAGACCACATTATCAAAGGGGCAGTGTGAAATTTTTTTCAGATGTGTGTTAGTTAGCAAGAAACGTGACCATAATTCTTTAGATGTCGATAGTACAACTTAAAAATGTCAACAGCAAAATAAGCCATGTTAATTTCTTCGTGCAAATCACCAAATGTTTATCCTAGATGTATCAACTATCCTaaacaaaataacaaaaatattgcAAGATAGAAACTTATACCATGATTTTTGTGGTTAAGTTAACGAAGCCACTACATTTCCTTGCTATTAATCACCTGAAAATAATCGTTAAACAGAATTAGCACTCATCAGTTATTGAAGATGTCAAAGTCCTTAACCCACAAAAACCGCAAAAGTACAAGCAATGATGAGAACGCAAGACATAATCGAAGAACCAACATAGTATGTGAAGAATTTCGAACCCTATGGAAGGGTATATACATCGTTTTGGTTGTGCGATAGCGTGGAGGGACACCTGAGGATGTGTCTTGTGGCGGCGGTGAAATATCGATAGGACGATGTTTGAGATTTAGGGTTAATAGTGAGAACCACGTAGGAGAATATAAAGGACAGCAGAATCATTCGCTGACATTGGATTTGATCCAACGGTAAGAGGATGTCGTGTTAGGTGCGAGGTAAGCTTGTAGGTGGGCCCTCTTCTTGAAGAAAATTCACTTGGTCGCGCATATAATTGGCACCAATTGATTTTGTACTTACTAATTTCCAAATAACCTACATGTGTGTTGTTTTTTAAATGAAAAATCACTACGTTCAACATATAAACCACACAAACCTACTATAAATCCAATAGTTAGATATGTGGTGGAGAAAAATCCCTTTGAAAGATTAAATTTGTCGCACGGTGTTTTCCAAAGTCCTAATCCCATTTGGTTCCAGAACTAGGTTTGGTTTTAGGGGTCTGCATTAGATTAATTCAATTTAGTCGCTGAGATACAAAATTCAACTTGAATTTCTTTGAAGGACTCACTTTCATGGTAGTAGGAACAACTGACTCGCCCCTCATCGATTCAAAGACTCAAGCTTGCCATGCCACTACACAAGACTTGGGTGTTCATTAGCAATGCGTAATCAAAAGGGTTGAATGGCCCTAAGAGGCGAGGTTCAATTGGGGCTCTAAAAAATTTAAAGCATGAACTTTTTATACCTAGCAAGATTCTACTTCATAGCCCTATAACTAAAAGACCACACTAGAAACAAGTCCTTAGGACCATCACACTAAGCCAAATCCTTAGTCATAGGCACACTAACAATATTGTCCTTAGGAGCAAACTAAAACATATGAACTAAGAGAACACCATGTAAAGATCTTAGAGGTCACTCAAATGTTACTTGCACACAACATCATAAAGAAAGCACTAAGCAAGGTCAATACATGATGAAAATGCAAGAACAAAAGAGAGGACAAGAGACAACAAGATCCCCCTTGTATCAAATTGCCAAAATGCAATCCATAGTCCACTTTGGAGCTCCACCAAGGTACACTCTCGATTACCAATCATTCCCTTGGTCATGGTGTTAGGTTCGCTTTGGAACTGTATGCGTGCAGCACGGAGCGGGAGGTCTGTGgcgatcgggggggggggggggatgcagCGCATGTGGCGTAGGAGAACAATGCGGCGCGTGGCGTGGAACTCAGGTGTGAATTGGTGAACGCGACCAAATGTAGAGATTTTTTTGTATGAACCGTTGGATGGTGTCTGGACGTTGGATGCAAGCACAAAAGTCATGACTGGCAAAGAAACACTTACTTCATGATGTTCGGGCATGTCCACTTTGTCTTTGGCCCGACAATCAATAAGTCCTCTTGCTCCACACCTTAACTTGTCTTGATTTGCCTGACTTTGTTTAACACGGTCTTCATCGCCTTCCATGTGCCCTCTTTGTTGCCTTTGAGTTTGGTATGGATCATGCATGGTCCTCTCATCCTTGGACGCCAGTCCATGCCTTCTTCTCTGCCCCCACCTCTCATGGTACATTGGCACGAACCTGCACCATCTCCCTTACCATCAACTATCAAGTCTTCCCCAACAAACTCAAATACTATACAtaaccaagagacatgttgcaccgCTACCGCCTAGGGTCTTCAGAAAAACACCGCCGCCGCCCTTGCTCCTAGGGCCTCACCGTCGCCACGCCTCCACCTACAtcccttctccttctttctctccGATGCATCTGCCAGAGGTAAGAAGGAGAGGGGACCCATGTCTCTTTTCCGTAGTTTTTAGTTCTAGTTTGTTTAGGGTTTAGTCCAAATAAATTTTTAGCAAAATCAGATGATTTTTGGTTAGGATTGTGTGTCCTACGATGACTTCAGTGATTGCCACAACGAGATCGTCGTTGCAGGTGTCAAATTCATCGGCAGACGGCCAAATTGTGGCCTTTATCTGCATGGGGAGGGTGCTTCTGGGAGCCCCCAA includes:
- the LOC136460144 gene encoding probable protein phosphatase 2C 8, producing the protein MSSSSDAFPVPEEEVAAVLEVLAWGTFPRLYLSYGMVAMKGMRPVLTDAVEAAPSFTVLSPPMGLDFFAVLDGRGLGEAAAGGESERILALLRDALAGQVYLELCSDSPRFLEGTSRDDVVGWWATTLREAFRAFHEEFAACSQGEQGVDAPAATAIVALVHERYLVIGNCGASKAVLSRDGELVELSSDSEHMATSKLTTAPRTTTGSSVPAPSAAADVVDVVTVEREARDEFLILGSAALWDKMTPAAACAHVRRRLGRTSRVTMPWETRITDVEGSPTLLAEELAKKGVHAGSWDNVSVGLVVFRDFWAAGCTQSASNPQAS